Genomic window (Maniola jurtina chromosome 8, ilManJurt1.1, whole genome shotgun sequence):
CAAATACGTGAGATAGATTTTGGATATTTTGCTGAGTTGGTAGTATGTTAGGCATGGTATctcttttaacagggctctgttCTTGATGGATCATAGCTTTAGTTACAACTGTATGGAAATTTTGGGATGTATCTGGTGAATCGTCTAGTCTATTGTTGTAGTGATTCATTGAATTGTCATCATAAGATGGAAGAAACGGCAGTGATTGATGTTCTTCACCATATTGTTCAGAGAACCCACCATCTTCTTCGTTATCTTGAGTATAAGAATATTCGCCTTGAGTAGAAGGTGGTAAAGGTTGTGGTGGCCGTGATTGGATGCCGTGCTCTATTACTTCTGATTCAAACTTAGTCCCGCTAAGCTGAGAAGTCGTTCGCAGTGGTGGCGGTGGAGGTACTTTTGCCGCAGTTAGTATTTTACCAGCGCTTCCATGAAAACTTTTTCTCATTAATTTGCTCCTCTCTAAATTAGGATTTGTACCACTCGCCGCTGAATATTCTAAATGTCCCTCAGACAAATAACCACTCAAATTACTTTTGTCCTCAGCTTTTCTTCTTCCTACATCTGCATCATCTACAGAAGATACGCGTACTTCTTTATTTTTAGTGTCATTGTTAGCGTCGGCTCCTTCCGTCAAATCCGGCATGGAACGGTTTTTTCTTCTAATTAATCCACCCATTAACAGTTTTCTGCGAATTTTATGCTGCTTTTTGTTTGCCTTCTTGTCTTCGGCTGGCTCTTCCTTTTTCTCAGGAGCTACGGATACTTCTTTTCGAGCGCGACTGCGGTCTTCGCTCCTTGAACGTTTTTCTCTTACTTTATCTTCATCTCGAGATTTATGTCGTGGTGGACGTTCTCTAGGAGGATTGTCTATATCATCGTCTATATTTTTAGGTGATTTTTTAGTTGAACCCTTCTTTTTCGGCAACGTTGCGTAAATTTCGATAGTTGTAGGTGAACTTTCGAGGCCGCATTTAGTGTTTCTCACTGCCGCTGATTGTGGAATTTCCGTGACCCTATTCATACCAGCCATACGTCGTTGGAGGCTACGAGCCCGCATCACACAAGTATTGTGTTTCATTCGAGCAAATGTCATCGTATGCGGATTGTTATAAGGTGCGTCCATTGCTGCGCGAGCTTTAGCCGCTGCAGCATCGCAAAGTACAAGAGCGGTTTCGTAATCAGCTGCATCTTcagcatgacgtgatttctctAACAACCTATCTGCTTCTAGACAAAGTGCTTCACAATCCCCTCGAGTGGTCAGCTCCGGAATCTGAGCAAGTTGTAAATTATGTCTTAACCCTTGCTGAAGGGGAAGACTGTCGGTTGACGATAAGGAATAAGAATCATAACCAGCGTCACATGAACCACCGCTAGATAATTCTCCCTTTCTAGTCGGACTACTCGGAATGCTACCAGGCCCTCGTCCTCTCGGATACATGTATGGACTTTCAACTGTCGAAGAGGAAGCAGACGATGCACTGTTTCTATCTCCACTCCAGTTGCCCGAATCTCTGCGTGCTCTAGGTCTCTCCTGTGTATCAGAAGCGGAGCTCGTGCTCAGACTTCTTGCTAACTGTGCCCGTCGACTGGCTTGAGCATCGAGCATGTTCTCGACAGTTTTTCTGCTCACATAATCGCTATCATTATCCGGGCCCGGAGTGACAGCTCTCCTGGCGTAACCGGCCATCGGTCGTTCAGGAGCGGGGGTGACGGCTCTTCGCGGCTCGGGTGCGGGGAATGGCACGACATCTTTTGGAGCGTGTCGTGTATCACAAGGCGTTCCATCTACTGCGGCGTACAAAAGTAAGAGAGGTTGAAATCTACCTCTTTTGCACTTCTCAACGACTTGTGACCACTCTGGTCCGATTTCTTTGACGTCAGCATCGTCGAAGTAAATCCATAACCTTAGCTTACTATGGAAGAAGAAAGTCGAGTAGTGTTTGCCGTAATATGTGACAAGACCAACGAGTTGATGGGTGGCGCGAGCAGCCCAAGCTCTGTCAACGCATGCGTGGAATGCGTCCGTGGGTCGTAATTCAGTACCCAATGCTGCGTAAACCGCTGCTACATGTTCGGCAGCTGGCCTCTCGGAATCCCAAACCATTCCAATAGATACAACTTCAGGACGATTCATCAATGTTCTGCAGATTTGTATTTTGGCTCCGCAGGCgttctgttaaaaaagataaaacatAGTTTAAACTCTTATCACCATTCACTAAAAGAAATATTGGAATTTTGTGTTTAAATGGCATTGTTAAATATGAGAACTGATAATATGCACTTACAGGGCATTCTCGTATATCGCCCATGCCTCCAGCCTTTTTCAGTAGCAGGCCGAAGCTGTCGCCATGTTCGCCAAGAGCTGCCTGCGCGGTGAGAGCAGTTGCAGACACGTAGTGAACCATCTGCGGAAATAAACAatatctttttaatattttctcaaATATTTTGGAGCATTCGGATCACGTCTGTTTGAGTCCCATCTTATCCTCTACCGAGCTTTTAAGAAATATAGAAATAAGAAGGTAGCTTTtttttcaagtaaacttttagaagtacttttgaatcatcaagtgTGTCTTCCACTGTATCGGAATGCCTGTCCTATCGAGAGGAACCATCAAAAAACTTGGCACTCTTTAATATTCGAGTTCAATTTCTAGATTGCCTATCTATGGTTGTAGATCGCAGATTTTTTGTAACTCAGATTTTTTTGGTATATCTGATGTTATTCGGATTTATCCGGTGCGGTCCATAGTTATATCCGGTAAAGAATCTCTATTTAACTATCCACCAAATCTAAACCATTTAGTTTACTAGAGCCTAAGATCTATACGTAGTTTATGCCATAACAAACCTGAGTAAAAGGCAGAGGTTCCGAAGTAGCTTGACAGGCACCGCAAACGGACTGCTCCACCAGCATCATCGCAAACTTCCTATGGGGCACGCAATGTGGTGCCCTGCAAGCGTCATCGTCTCGCTTGTCCCCGCTGCCGGCGGCCACGTGAGCATGGACACGTAGAAGAAGGTGCTCGAAACATTCGCTCGCGTCGGCCATGCAGCCGAGTTGGAAGCGAGCTCCTCCACCGCCTAACGCCCTTCGAAGACTGTCGGCCGCTGGCGCTCGTTCTGCAGACCATTGCAGCTGGGCGAATAACTCctgaaattaacaaaaaaattgatttcagTATTCTGCAGTCATGTAAGAGTTTTATGCTATACTATCCAAAGGGGACTTATATctattattgtaaatgcgaaagtgtgggtAACTTTCCACGGCCCATAACCAATTTGACGAAATctggtacagagataatttACATACCAGAAACGGACATAATTATATACTATtgtttatctcggaaaatcgaacagatcccacggggttttcataaaatcgcgagcatcatctgGTCATTGGTAAATGATAAATCAAAGGGCAGATAATCTACTCCTATCTTATAGGAGTCAACTGACCCCTCAAaaccaaataatattttagttggaggtcaggaaacctgcacaaATTGCTCTATATACTTAGAGCGATGTACTCCTGACTTTCCTGGCATTTTTGTTCATACATTACGGTGatacatacataattttttttacaaacttcttaaaaattcacactgGTCTTAGCTCTTGTCTGGATTAGATACGATAAAAGCTTGCTTACTAAACTTATCTGacaaaaactaaagtaaaagcGAGTCTAGGACGAAAGTTCATGGTTAGACGACAGTTCgactttattttcattatttaagaTTGAAATTTGTTTGGACCGGTCATTGTATGAAAACCTGTATGCCACGAATATGATAGGTCAAAAACACGCGCCTCATGACTTGGCGCCGATGTCGACGTAAAAATTTACGCTTTGTTTTTTACGTTTCGTAATCATTTATCGGTTGTTACGACAATGCTATTTATTGTACCTTCTGTAAGTTGTGACATGACTTCCAAATTACCcgcttattttattttgataagttGAAACTTTCTACATATAATATGGACGTAAAACCTAattttacagtaggtacttaatcgaACACAGTTTCATGTGGCGATATATTTGTGTAACCACGTAGACAGCtataggtaattaataataataataataataatttttatttgatacttatacatgggttacatatcaagattgagattcctaccttctgcactaggaaatacctgtattgcagaaggtaggagtacAAAGTTTACTACAAGTACTTGTGTTTGTTTATGtgggcgtgtgtgtgtgtgtgtgtgtgtgcggtgTGTATGCTCGCGCGCTATTTCttgactattaaaatattttctgtttcgTCATAGCCCTTAGCTACCAGCCAGCTTTTAACTGCTCTGGTTAGatcgaatttatttattctgctTATGTTGATACCTTTGCTAACCctgttaaatatattatatgcatatGATGAGCGAAATTCGAATTGTGTTCCAGCAAAGCATGTATTTGTAAAATGTGTAGGGAGTTTGATTACTCTTTTGCTATTGTTTATAGTGCAAGGATCAATTTTAGAGTGGAAGCGCAAAATTATTGAACATAAGTATTGTTGTCGGACATTAAGTACATTGCATTCTTTATATAAATCATCAGTGGGATATCtaaatggttttttaaaaatagttttaagtaaagTTCTGTGAGCGCGTTCTAGCCGCAACATAAAAGTTTTGCCAGCCCCACCCCATGCACATATGCAATAGGTCATAATCGAAAGACATAGTGACTTGTAGACCATCATAGTTGTTTCGATAGGGGCAATATCTCTTAGATTCCTAAATAATGGGATGAGTTTCTTGATTTTATTAGAAGTGTTATGGATATGAGTTGACCAGCTAAGATGTTCATCTAATGTAATTCCAAGATATTTAACAGTTGTCTCTTTGGTTAAAATGTCACAGCTACAACAAGCGTCTAGCCCACTTTTCCGATTACAAGGATAAGTGTGAATAGGAAGTTTAAAGTCTTTGTCTGGGTTATTCCGAATTGATGTACTGAAACACACATACTTTGTTTTCACGGTGTTGATTGTAAGTAGGTTGTCCTCTAACCATGTCGTGATTTGCTTAAGACCTTCTTCAGCAAGCAACTTCACTTCTTTCCAATCACTGCCTTCAAATAAAACCACAGTATCATCGGCAAAACAAAATATGCGTCCAGATTTTGGGGACAGATTACAAAGTGGATTTATATAACTAAGAAATAAGGTGGGGCCCAGAACACTCCCCTGGGGGACACCATATC
Coding sequences:
- the LOC123867863 gene encoding uncharacterized protein LOC123867863 isoform X2, which codes for MIKFRYKRKETNDGGKGGTAIQKQKIEVLKDRELLPPKDLIGGSLAGVRHNTLPRSRPPYAARRDPPESLLSQTTLSLFKELFAQLQWSAERAPAADSLRRALGGGGARFQLGCMADASECFEHLLLRVHAHVAAGSGDKRDDDACRAPHCVPHRKFAMMLVEQSVCGACQATSEPLPFTQMVHYVSATALTAQAALGEHGDSFGLLLKKAGGMGDIRECPNACGAKIQICRTLMNRPEVVSIGMVWDSERPAAEHVAAVYAALGTELRPTDAFHACVDRAWAARATHQLVGLVTYYGKHYSTFFFHSKLRLWIYFDDADVKEIGPEWSQVVEKCKRGRFQPLLLLYAAVDGTPCDTRHAPKDVVPFPAPEPRRAVTPAPERPMAGYARRAVTPGPDNDSDYVSRKTVENMLDAQASRRAQLARSLSTSSASDTQERPRARRDSGNWSGDRNSASSASSSTVESPYMYPRGRGPGSIPSSPTRKGELSSGGSCDAGYDSYSLSSTDSLPLQQGLRHNLQLAQIPELTTRGDCEALCLEADRLLEKSRHAEDAADYETALVLCDAAAAKARAAMDAPYNNPHTMTFARMKHNTCVMRARSLQRRMAGMNRVTEIPQSAAVRNTKCGLESSPTTIEIYATLPKKKGSTKKSPKNIDDDIDNPPRERPPRHKSRDEDKVREKRSRSEDRSRARKEVSVAPEKKEEPAEDKKANKKQHKIRRKLLMGGLIRRKNRSMPDLTEGADANNDTKNKEVRVSSVDDADVGRRKAEDKSNLSGYLSEGHLEYSAASGTNPNLERSKLMRKSFHGSAGKILTAAKVPPPPPLRTTSQLSGTKFESEVIEHGIQSRPPQPLPPSTQGEYSYTQDNEEDGGFSEQYGEEHQSLPFLPSYDDNSMNHYNNRLDDSPDTSQNFHTVVTKAMIHQEQSPVKRDTMPNILPTQQNIQNLSHVFDNGVDVVDCAMPNRRSPPMFELPPYPSPMNSVNHSRQPSEEFPPPPPPIVIAQQNLVQLQDELLKLQLRNNNVDAINYARYNDNDRDIQKDSLLAQLQEKRNEILRNEECITKLNQLETIGTPGDNWLRELQAKQAALRLKRSGSLDCQLSNSNENTTQTFENNNNVRNIASRFEHNTQSASNEGERTHVGYVGIGGSRDVINCSNQTNSRMYGRRASSSSIDPKYPEDEDQKNVNDTIYGDRTKPKKKTVSFCDQVILVATAEDQEDDSYIPNPILERVLKSAMNKPELTTIPLQTDKSSLQRTESFDSQSSRSTISTLSQASYAPNDSGHADYYRVQNSYPTYEIAQTRPQQQFNPQKSTSVHGTNSPVLSNPNPNLSNNNQIYQALPASSQQNTSNPIPYNQPPSAYSNQSSTSPPNFSQNPANRLTPTPHNAPYMTKHVPNIQRPMPNSYPHPTNQVHQTQNNNYYHLRPSQTSAPYPGYYNPPTSYANSDYSSRYPQVNSTNHYNNNHSVYQRVPPPHGDVPVENYNNNNYQKIPNNYYLDNNANNQSRISDARHYTNSQQRTPMYNQSSDNGPSVEQYQYSQNGYNPYQHLPPPKQMQKKSVSFEPGTKGGTDSPVPPQMTGNYASDTQATSLMSGQKPPCNLCRKKTVNPPAIYCPDCDYYMSRFKPRS
- the LOC123867863 gene encoding uncharacterized protein LOC123867863 isoform X1, producing the protein MATAMATPAHEVYLHGNELRPQHSRESSRDSGIFHTTKGLWNAPGQNNCFLNSAVQVLWHLDIFRRSFRELTGHACLGPSCIFCALKELFAQLQWSAERAPAADSLRRALGGGGARFQLGCMADASECFEHLLLRVHAHVAAGSGDKRDDDACRAPHCVPHRKFAMMLVEQSVCGACQATSEPLPFTQMVHYVSATALTAQAALGEHGDSFGLLLKKAGGMGDIRECPNACGAKIQICRTLMNRPEVVSIGMVWDSERPAAEHVAAVYAALGTELRPTDAFHACVDRAWAARATHQLVGLVTYYGKHYSTFFFHSKLRLWIYFDDADVKEIGPEWSQVVEKCKRGRFQPLLLLYAAVDGTPCDTRHAPKDVVPFPAPEPRRAVTPAPERPMAGYARRAVTPGPDNDSDYVSRKTVENMLDAQASRRAQLARSLSTSSASDTQERPRARRDSGNWSGDRNSASSASSSTVESPYMYPRGRGPGSIPSSPTRKGELSSGGSCDAGYDSYSLSSTDSLPLQQGLRHNLQLAQIPELTTRGDCEALCLEADRLLEKSRHAEDAADYETALVLCDAAAAKARAAMDAPYNNPHTMTFARMKHNTCVMRARSLQRRMAGMNRVTEIPQSAAVRNTKCGLESSPTTIEIYATLPKKKGSTKKSPKNIDDDIDNPPRERPPRHKSRDEDKVREKRSRSEDRSRARKEVSVAPEKKEEPAEDKKANKKQHKIRRKLLMGGLIRRKNRSMPDLTEGADANNDTKNKEVRVSSVDDADVGRRKAEDKSNLSGYLSEGHLEYSAASGTNPNLERSKLMRKSFHGSAGKILTAAKVPPPPPLRTTSQLSGTKFESEVIEHGIQSRPPQPLPPSTQGEYSYTQDNEEDGGFSEQYGEEHQSLPFLPSYDDNSMNHYNNRLDDSPDTSQNFHTVVTKAMIHQEQSPVKRDTMPNILPTQQNIQNLSHVFDNGVDVVDCAMPNRRSPPMFELPPYPSPMNSVNHSRQPSEEFPPPPPPIVIAQQNLVQLQDELLKLQLRNNNVDAINYARYNDNDRDIQKDSLLAQLQEKRNEILRNEECITKLNQLETIGTPGDNWLRELQAKQAALRLKRSGSLDCQLSNSNENTTQTFENNNNVRNIASRFEHNTQSASNEGERTHVGYVGIGGSRDVINCSNQTNSRMYGRRASSSSIDPKYPEDEDQKNVNDTIYGDRTKPKKKTVSFCDQVILVATAEDQEDDSYIPNPILERVLKSAMNKPELTTIPLQTDKSSLQRTESFDSQSSRSTISTLSQASYAPNDSGHADYYRVQNSYPTYEIAQTRPQQQFNPQKSTSVHGTNSPVLSNPNPNLSNNNQIYQALPASSQQNTSNPIPYNQPPSAYSNQSSTSPPNFSQNPANRLTPTPHNAPYMTKHVPNIQRPMPNSYPHPTNQVHQTQNNNYYHLRPSQTSAPYPGYYNPPTSYANSDYSSRYPQVNSTNHYNNNHSVYQRVPPPHGDVPVENYNNNNYQKIPNNYYLDNNANNQSRISDARHYTNSQQRTPMYNQSSDNGPSVEQYQYSQNGYNPYQHLPPPKQMQKKSVSFEPGTKGGTDSPVPPQMTGNYASDTQATSLMSGQKPPCNLCRKKTVNPPAIYCPDCDYYMSRFKPRS
- the LOC123867863 gene encoding uncharacterized protein LOC123867863 isoform X3, whose product is MTKAKMTRSSALYHSAKVLWHLDIFRRSFRELTGHACLGPSCIFCALKELFAQLQWSAERAPAADSLRRALGGGGARFQLGCMADASECFEHLLLRVHAHVAAGSGDKRDDDACRAPHCVPHRKFAMMLVEQSVCGACQATSEPLPFTQMVHYVSATALTAQAALGEHGDSFGLLLKKAGGMGDIRECPNACGAKIQICRTLMNRPEVVSIGMVWDSERPAAEHVAAVYAALGTELRPTDAFHACVDRAWAARATHQLVGLVTYYGKHYSTFFFHSKLRLWIYFDDADVKEIGPEWSQVVEKCKRGRFQPLLLLYAAVDGTPCDTRHAPKDVVPFPAPEPRRAVTPAPERPMAGYARRAVTPGPDNDSDYVSRKTVENMLDAQASRRAQLARSLSTSSASDTQERPRARRDSGNWSGDRNSASSASSSTVESPYMYPRGRGPGSIPSSPTRKGELSSGGSCDAGYDSYSLSSTDSLPLQQGLRHNLQLAQIPELTTRGDCEALCLEADRLLEKSRHAEDAADYETALVLCDAAAAKARAAMDAPYNNPHTMTFARMKHNTCVMRARSLQRRMAGMNRVTEIPQSAAVRNTKCGLESSPTTIEIYATLPKKKGSTKKSPKNIDDDIDNPPRERPPRHKSRDEDKVREKRSRSEDRSRARKEVSVAPEKKEEPAEDKKANKKQHKIRRKLLMGGLIRRKNRSMPDLTEGADANNDTKNKEVRVSSVDDADVGRRKAEDKSNLSGYLSEGHLEYSAASGTNPNLERSKLMRKSFHGSAGKILTAAKVPPPPPLRTTSQLSGTKFESEVIEHGIQSRPPQPLPPSTQGEYSYTQDNEEDGGFSEQYGEEHQSLPFLPSYDDNSMNHYNNRLDDSPDTSQNFHTVVTKAMIHQEQSPVKRDTMPNILPTQQNIQNLSHVFDNGVDVVDCAMPNRRSPPMFELPPYPSPMNSVNHSRQPSEEFPPPPPPIVIAQQNLVQLQDELLKLQLRNNNVDAINYARYNDNDRDIQKDSLLAQLQEKRNEILRNEECITKLNQLETIGTPGDNWLRELQAKQAALRLKRSGSLDCQLSNSNENTTQTFENNNNVRNIASRFEHNTQSASNEGERTHVGYVGIGGSRDVINCSNQTNSRMYGRRASSSSIDPKYPEDEDQKNVNDTIYGDRTKPKKKTVSFCDQVILVATAEDQEDDSYIPNPILERVLKSAMNKPELTTIPLQTDKSSLQRTESFDSQSSRSTISTLSQASYAPNDSGHADYYRVQNSYPTYEIAQTRPQQQFNPQKSTSVHGTNSPVLSNPNPNLSNNNQIYQALPASSQQNTSNPIPYNQPPSAYSNQSSTSPPNFSQNPANRLTPTPHNAPYMTKHVPNIQRPMPNSYPHPTNQVHQTQNNNYYHLRPSQTSAPYPGYYNPPTSYANSDYSSRYPQVNSTNHYNNNHSVYQRVPPPHGDVPVENYNNNNYQKIPNNYYLDNNANNQSRISDARHYTNSQQRTPMYNQSSDNGPSVEQYQYSQNGYNPYQHLPPPKQMQKKSVSFEPGTKGGTDSPVPPQMTGNYASDTQATSLMSGQKPPCNLCRKKTVNPPAIYCPDCDYYMSRFKPRS